The following proteins are encoded in a genomic region of Arachis stenosperma cultivar V10309 chromosome 4, arast.V10309.gnm1.PFL2, whole genome shotgun sequence:
- the LOC130974670 gene encoding protein MAIN-LIKE 1-like, which produces MGDNPKRLYRLDGVAHIAGVIKDEPQRCIRSMRRQQGMPLDERYVPYLQMADLYHLARLNDRWYRLDEPLVSAFVERWRPETHTFHMPFGECTITLQDMAYQLGLAVDGRYVSSCLTDFHMYIEGGRPAWVWFEELLGVIPPLSQVQKFAVNCTWFQETFGECPEGADEETVCRFACAYIMMLLGTQWFGDKSGNRIHIRWLPYVARLEEMGSYSWGSAALAWLYRCMCRVANRHVVKLAGPLQLLRSWIFYRFPRFRPAGYDTCSWPLASSSPDVLQVVHPEALEPRHTAL; this is translated from the exons ATGGGGGACAATCCTAAAAGGCTGTACCGGTTGGACGGGGTTGCTCATATAGCCGGGGTGATCAAGGACGAG CCACAGCGATGCATCAGGAGCATGCGGCGGCAACAAGGCATGCCACTCGATGAGCGTTATGTTCCATACTTGCAGATGGCCGATTTATACCATCTCGCTAGGCTCAACGATAGATGGTATCGGTTAGATGAGCCCCTTGTCAGCGCTTTTGTCGAGCGGTGGCGTCCTGAGACGCACACCTTCCATATGCCCTTCGGAGAGTGCACCATCACGCTTCAGGACATGGCGTACCAGTTAGGGTTGGCAGTGGACGGGCGTTACGTCAGCAGTTGCCTTACAGATTTTCATATGTATATCGAGGGCGGACGTCCAGCTTGGGTGTGGTTCGAGGAGTTGCTTGGAGTGATTCCTCCTCTGAGCCAGGTTCAGAAGTTCGCAGTTAACTGCACCTGGTTCCAGGAGACTTTCGGAGAGTGCCCCGAGGGAGCCGATGAGGAGACTGTGTGCCGATTTGCTTGTGCCTATATCATGATGTTGTTAGGCACTCAGTGGTTTGGAGACAAGTCCGGCAACCGCATTCACATCAGATGGCTTCCCTACGTTGCTAGGCTTGAGGAGATGGGTTCCTACAGTTGGGGGTCTGCTGCATTGGCTTGGTTGTACCGGTGCATGTGCCGAGTGGCAAACAGACATGTGGTGAAGTTAGCGGGCCCACTACAGCTACTTCGGTCCTGGATCTTCTACCGCTTTCCCAGGTTTAGGCCTGCTGGGTATGACACATGCAGCTGGCCTTTGGCATCGAG CTCCCCCGATGTACTTCAGGTTGTGCATCCGGAGGCGTTGGAGCCTCGCCACACGGCGCTTTGA
- the LOC130973240 gene encoding protein REGULATOR OF FATTY ACID COMPOSITION 3, chloroplastic-like — protein sequence MIHNTLTLIHNTNHHFFISANGYPSFSSSFLPFSIRTKPRRKSTSLVVSAHKKDNKEDSHSFVSNPNESTGFFPEAVLLKKKSIQEDGKVLPEFEDAEERQLFEALMLELDSDTSVDQMRHYEIVYLIHEKHKEQVAAVNEKIQDFLREKKGTVWRFSDWGMRRLAYKIKKAKNAHYILMNFELDAKYINEFKTMLDQDERVIRHLVIKRDEAITEDCPPPPEFHTLRAGADDDYDDEGYETEYDEDFDDDWDGEGDDDGEIIIVDDDDDDYDDDDGRDHRNDTSANMIQPDRKLRAGNVAR from the exons ATGATTCACAACACCCTTACACTCATTCACAACACCAATCACCATTTCTTCATCTCCGCAAATGGGTACCCttccttttcttcctctttcctACCATTTTCAATTCGAACCAAGCCCAGAAGAAAATCAACATCACTGGTTGTGAGTGCCCACAAGAAAGACAACAAAGAAGACAGCCATAGCTTTGTTTCCAACCCCAACGAGTCCACTGGCTTCTTCCCCGAAGCAGTACTCCTTAAAAAA AAATCAATCCAGGAAGATGGCAAGGTTCTGCCGGAGTTCGAAGATGCTGAAGAAA gACAACTTTTTGAAGCGCTTATGCTTGAGCTGGATAGCGATACGAGTGTTGATCAAA TGCGCCATTATGAGATTGTTTACTTGATTCATGAAAAGCACAAGGAACAAGTTGCAGCTGTCAACGAGAAAATTCAAG ACTTTTTGAGGGAAAAGAAAGGCACAGTGTGGAGATTTAGTGATTGGGGTATGAGAAGGCTGGCTTACAAAATAAAGAAAGCTAAAAATGCACACTACATTTTGATGAACTTTGAGTTGGACGCGAAATATATCAACGAGTTCAAGACAATGTTGGACCAAGATGAGAGAGTTATTAGGCATCTTGTGATCAAGAGGGACGAGGCGATCACCGAAGATTGTCCTCCTCCTCCCGAGTTCCATACTCTGCGTGCCGGTGCAgatgatgattatgatgatGAAGGATATGAAACAGAATATGATGAGGATTTCGATGATGATTGGGATGGTGAAGGTGATGATGATGGCGAAATTATCATTgtggatgatgatgatgatgattatgatgatgatgatggtagAGATCATAGAAATGATACATCAGCAAATATGATACAGCCAGATAGGAAATTGAGGGCTGGGAACGTAGCTAGGTAG
- the LOC130974106 gene encoding uncharacterized protein LOC130974106, which translates to MARKGNQQKNGLANKKGVSGGVLPKVYPGEGMKGHAKGGTQVKVYPGEELANGDSPSHFSQSGSEVASACDDISSEQNYEKSLRKEKQEEFVKHDMEESVSSGNDSGGGRLNHDVPIQEENGTLPGSDLGQQSMKSRLSCLLDGLKVKSLVENAELADRVIIRRIRLSVLSIFTAVTGWVTRQKPLALSFANVTLKTCDNLRMKIKKAYPVLLKWLMHLGNIMLLLSVFWLDCAIRGFDSFVRMGTTSFFSVIWCSVFSVISMIGMLKFLVVLGLAALIGFFVGLTLAVLVVAIIGVVFLWFYGSFWTTTFFVILGGLAFMLSHERLALFIMTSYSVYCAWLYVGWLRLLLAFNLAFISSDVLIYFLKKNIEQQSRSNPFEQRAGMHAQSGFSNDETTQPSSSENGPGPFADRNAGDPSTSGVDSDLTSEDEVVRLLNCSDHYSALGFTRYQNIDVSVLKREYRKKAMLVHPDKNMGNEKAAEAFKKLQNAYEILMDSLKRKAYDDELRREELLSVFRRFHNDSQKNGRHGFFASGLARSDANGEDPFGDSRRIACKRCGGFHVWIHTKKQKSRARWCQDCQDFHQAKDGDGWVEQSSQPFFFGLLQKVDTPAAYVCADSRIYNATEWYICQGMRCPANTHKPSFHVNTSLMTKHNSGKGTSSGQRGARVPPNMEETMTEEEFFEWLQNAVQAGVFDNFNGTAAAESPSSKPGNGTKNQGNGSAGASGGSSKRKKKGKKQW; encoded by the exons ATGGCTCGGAAGGGTAATCAGCAGAAGAATGGATTGGCAAACAAAAAGGGGGTTTCTGGGGGTGTTCTTCCAAAGGTTTATCCTGGGGAAGGTATGAAAGGTCATGCCAAAGGAGGGACTCAGGTGAAGGTTTATCCTGGGGAAGAATTAGCAAATGGCGACAGCCCGAGCCATTTTTCGCAGAGTGGAAGTGAGGTTGCTTCTGCTTGTGATGACATTAGCAGTGAGCAAAATTATGAGAAGTCTTTGAGGAAAGAGAAGCAAGAGGAATTCGTAAAGCATGATATGGAGGAATCTGTGTCTTCAGGGAATGATTCAGGTGGGGGAAGATTGAATCATGATGTGCCAATACAGGAGGAAAATGGGACCTTGCCTGGGAGTGATCTAGGTCAACAGAGTATGAAGAGTAGATTGAGCTGTTTACTTGATGGTTTGAAAGTGAAAAGTTTGGTGGAAAATGCTGAGCTTGCTGATCGTGTGATCATTAGGCGTATAAGGTTGTCGGTGTTATCCATTTTTACAGCAGTTACTGGATGGGTAACCCGGCAGAAGCCACTGGCTTTATCCTTTGCAAATGTCACTCTTAAAACCTGTGATAATCTCAGAATGAAAATTAAGAAGGCATATCCTGTTTTGTTAAAATGGCTCATGCATCTTGGGAACATAATGCTTCTGTTATCGGTGTTTTGGCTGGATTGTGCGATAAGGGGTTTCGATTCATTTGTACGTATGGGGACAACGTCCTTCTTCTCTGTTATATGGTGCAGCGTATTCTCTGTGATTAGTATGATAGGGATGCTCAAGTTTCTTGTTGTCCTG GGCCTAGCTGCCTTAATTGGATTTTTTGTCGGGCTCACCCTTGCAGTTTTGGTTGTTGCAATCATTGGGGTTGTATTCTTGTGGTTTTATGGTAGCTTTTGGACCACGACATTTTTCGTCATCCTCGGAG GATTGGCATTTATGTTAAGTCATGAACGTCTGGCACTATTTATCATGACCTCGTATTCTGTCTATTGTGCTTGGTTGTACGTTGGGTGGCTTCGTTTGCTATTGgcttttaatttagcttttatCTCAAGTGATGTGTTGATATACTTCCTCAAGAAAAACATCGAACAACAGAGTAGGTCCAATCCTTTTGAACAAAGAGCTGGCATGCATGCTCAATCAGGTTTCTCTAATGATGAGACAACACAGCCTTCCTCCTCTGAAAATGGGCCTGGACCATTTGCTGATCGTAATGCCGGAGACCCTTCAACTAGTGGAGTGGATTCTGATTTGACGTCTGAAGATGAAGTTGTCCGATTGTTGAACTGCTCTGATCACTATTCAGCATTGGGTTTCACGCGGTATCAAAATATAGATGTTTCAGTACTGAAACGGGAATATAGGAAGAAG GCAATGTTGGTTCATCCCGACAAAAATATGGGTAATGAAAAGGCTGCAGAAGCTTTCAAGAAACTTCAGAATGCATACGAG attcttATGGATTCCTTGAAGCGAAAAGCATACGATGACGAGTTAAGGAGAGAAGAGCTTTTGAGTGTATTTCGCAGATTTCATAATGATTCTCAAAAG AATGGTAGGCACGGATTCTTTGCTTCAGGATTGGCACGATCAGATGCAAATGGTGAGGACCCATTTGGTGATTCAAGGCGGATAGCCTGCAAAAGATGTGGTGGCTTTCATGTTTGGATACACACTAAGAAACAAAAGTCTCGAGCTAGATGGTGCCAG gaTTGCCAAGACTTCCATCAAGCAAAGGATGGTGATGGATGGGTGGAACAATCTTCCCAACCATTTTTTTTCGGCTTATTGCAGAAG GTTGATACCCCTGCTGCATATGTATGTGCTGATAGCAGGATATATAATGCCACTGAATGGTATATCTGTCAG GGTATGAGATGTCCAGCAAATACTCACAAGCCAAGTTTTCACGTCAACACTAGTTTAATGACCAAGCACAATTCCGGTAAAGGAACAAGTTCAGGTCAAAGAGGTGCGCGAGTGCCACCTAACATGGAAGAAACCATGACCGAGGAAGAATTCTTTGAGTGGTTGCAGAATGCCGTACAGGCTGGTGTATTCGACAATTTCAACGGCACTGCTGCAGCCGAGAGTCCCTCTTCCAAACCTGGAAACGGGACGAAAAACCAGGGCAATGGTAGTGCCGGTGCAAGCGGCGGCAGCAgcaagagaaagaaaaaggggaaaaagcAATGGTGA
- the LOC130973296 gene encoding F-box protein At5g49610 isoform X2: MILVEISDSSLVSKSSLICVDNLRGVSEFSLDFLNDRVKVRASCNGLLCCSSIPDKGVFYVCNPVTREFRLLPKSRERPVTRFYPDGEATLVGLACDSMYQKFNVVLAGCHRTFGHRPDGSFICLVFDSEMNKWRKFISFQDDHFTHMNKNQVVYVNNALHWLTASATYILVLDLSCDVWRKMPLPYELSYRVGNRIYLLDFDGSLSVIQISEAWMNIWVLKDYWKDEWCLVDKVSLRCIRGMVPGIFPISQTGEYVFLATHKQVLVYHRRTQVWKEMYSVKYSSTLPLWFSAHAYRSTMFSCN, from the coding sequence ATGATCCTTGTTGAGATTTCAGACTCATCATTAGTCTCCAAATCTAGTTTGATCTGTGTTGATAATTTGAGGGGTgtatctgaattctcactagaCTTCTTGAATGATAGAGTTAAGGTTAGAGCATCTTGCAATGGCTTGTTGTGTTGCTCTAGTATCCCTGATAAGGGTGTGTTCTATGTCTGCAATCCTGTCACTAGGGAATTTAGGTTGCTTCCCAAGAGTAGGGAACGGCCCGTGACGAGGTTTTATCCGGACGGAGAAGCGACTTTGGTTGGCTTGGCTTGTGATTCTATGTATCAGAAGTTTAATGTTGTCTTGGCCGGTTGCCATCGCACTTTTGGCCATAGGCCTGATGGGAGTTTCATATGTTTGGTGTTCGATTCGGAGatgaacaagtggaggaagttCATTTCGTTTCAAGATGACCATTTTACTCACATGAATAAGAACCAAGTTGTTTATGTCAATAATGCGCTTCATTGGTTGACGGCTAGCGCGACTTACATACTTGTGCTTGATTTGAGTTGTGATGTTTGGAGGAAGATGCCGTTGCCATATGAATTGAGTTACAGGGTGGGGAATAGGATTTATCTCTTGGACTTTGATGGCAGCTTGTCAGTTATTCAAATTTCGGAAGCATGGATGAACATATGGGTGCTAAAAGATTACTGGAAGGATGAATGGTGTTTGGTGGATAAGGTAAGTCTGAGGTGTATCAGAGGAATGGTGCCAGGCATTTTCCCTATAAGCCAGACGGGCGAATACGTCTTTCTTGCGACTCATAAGCAGGTTTTGGTTTATCATCGCAGGACTCAGGTTTGGAAAGAAATGTACTCTGTGAAGTATAGCTCAACACTGCCATTGTGGTTTTCGGCACATGCTTATCGCAGCACGATGTTCTCATGTAACTGA
- the LOC130973296 gene encoding F-box protein At5g49610 isoform X1 has translation MDIRGEGIFPDEVVIQILARLPVKPLLRCKTVCKLWYKLLFDKYFIQVYNEVSRKNPMILVEISDSSLVSKSSLICVDNLRGVSEFSLDFLNDRVKVRASCNGLLCCSSIPDKGVFYVCNPVTREFRLLPKSRERPVTRFYPDGEATLVGLACDSMYQKFNVVLAGCHRTFGHRPDGSFICLVFDSEMNKWRKFISFQDDHFTHMNKNQVVYVNNALHWLTASATYILVLDLSCDVWRKMPLPYELSYRVGNRIYLLDFDGSLSVIQISEAWMNIWVLKDYWKDEWCLVDKVSLRCIRGMVPGIFPISQTGEYVFLATHKQVLVYHRRTQVWKEMYSVKYSSTLPLWFSAHAYRSTMFSCN, from the coding sequence ATGGATATTAGAGGGGAAGGGATTTTCCCTGATGAGGTGGTTATTCAGATTCTTGCTAGGTTACCTGTGAAGCCGCTTCTTAGGTGCAAAACAGTGTGTAAGCTTTGGTATAAGTTGTTATTTGATAAGTATTTCATTCAAGTTTACAATGAGGTGTCAAGGAAGAACCCTATGATCCTTGTTGAGATTTCAGACTCATCATTAGTCTCCAAATCTAGTTTGATCTGTGTTGATAATTTGAGGGGTgtatctgaattctcactagaCTTCTTGAATGATAGAGTTAAGGTTAGAGCATCTTGCAATGGCTTGTTGTGTTGCTCTAGTATCCCTGATAAGGGTGTGTTCTATGTCTGCAATCCTGTCACTAGGGAATTTAGGTTGCTTCCCAAGAGTAGGGAACGGCCCGTGACGAGGTTTTATCCGGACGGAGAAGCGACTTTGGTTGGCTTGGCTTGTGATTCTATGTATCAGAAGTTTAATGTTGTCTTGGCCGGTTGCCATCGCACTTTTGGCCATAGGCCTGATGGGAGTTTCATATGTTTGGTGTTCGATTCGGAGatgaacaagtggaggaagttCATTTCGTTTCAAGATGACCATTTTACTCACATGAATAAGAACCAAGTTGTTTATGTCAATAATGCGCTTCATTGGTTGACGGCTAGCGCGACTTACATACTTGTGCTTGATTTGAGTTGTGATGTTTGGAGGAAGATGCCGTTGCCATATGAATTGAGTTACAGGGTGGGGAATAGGATTTATCTCTTGGACTTTGATGGCAGCTTGTCAGTTATTCAAATTTCGGAAGCATGGATGAACATATGGGTGCTAAAAGATTACTGGAAGGATGAATGGTGTTTGGTGGATAAGGTAAGTCTGAGGTGTATCAGAGGAATGGTGCCAGGCATTTTCCCTATAAGCCAGACGGGCGAATACGTCTTTCTTGCGACTCATAAGCAGGTTTTGGTTTATCATCGCAGGACTCAGGTTTGGAAAGAAATGTACTCTGTGAAGTATAGCTCAACACTGCCATTGTGGTTTTCGGCACATGCTTATCGCAGCACGATGTTCTCATGTAACTGA
- the LOC130974669 gene encoding ferritin-like catalase Nec2, producing MAVKIISKSTKLFALLLVLLSYSPNAVLVGSVTIIAPIEDLLFKFALNFDYLFAEIFLKGALGLGLNEVAPNLVDGGPSPIGASVANLGPLVKDIFSQIGYQYVGRIRAIKRTLINGGIARPLVNISSATFAEFMDNAFGRQLVPPFDPYANDTNFLLAAYFLPYIGLTGLVNANALLLTPAAKTLAARILGVEAGQDGIIRTLLYERRDEIVRPYDGVSVAEFTNRISDLRNRLGKEGVKDEGLVVPIEQGAEGRVTGNVLSANNDSLSYDRSPQALLRILYGTGNESVPGGCFPNGANGVLADSFRLL from the exons atggcTGTTAAGATTATTTCAAAATCCACCAAACTCTTTGCTCTACTACTAGTGCTCCTCTCTTATTCTCCTAATGCAGTTCTTGTGGGATCAGTCACAATTATTGCACCAATTGAAgatcttctttttaaatttgCTTTGAATTTTGATTACCTCTTTGCTGAGATCTTTTTGAAGGGAGCATTGGGTCTTGGATTAAACGAGGTTGCTCCAAATTTAGTAGATGGAGGACCCTCTCCTATTGGTGCCAGTGTGGCCAATCTTGGTCCCCTTGTTAAGGATATTTTCTCCCAGATTGGTTACCAATACGTTGGACGTATAAG GGCAATAAAGAGGACATTGATCAATGGTGGGATCGCAAGGCCATTGGTGAATATAAGCTCAGCAACATTTGCAGAATTCATGGATAATGCCTTTGGAAGACAACTTGTGCCTCCATTTGATCCCTATGCCAATGACACAAACTTTTTGCTTGCAGCTTATTTTCTTCCTTATATTGGTCTTACTGGCTTAGTTAATGCCAATGCACTGCTCCTAACTCCAGCCGCCAAAACG CTTGCAGCAAGAATTCTAGGTGTAGAAGCTGGGCAAGATGGGATTATCCGAACGCTGCTATACGAACGGCGAGACGAGATAGTAAGGCCATATGATGGAGTGAGTGTGGCAGAGTTTACGAATCGAATCTCGGATCTTCGGAACCGGTTAGGGAAGGAAGGTGTGAAAGATGAAGGTCTTGTTGTCCCTATTGAGCAAGGTGCTGAGGGCAGAGTCACTGGCAATGTTCTTTCTGCTAACAATGATTCTCTTTCATACGATAGATCTCCACAAGCATTGTTGAGGATACTTTATGGCACCGGAAATGAAAGTGTTCCTGGTGGTTGCTTCCCTAATGGAGCTAATGGTGTTCTAGCTGATTCTTTTCGGCTTCTTTAA